The following coding sequences are from one Odocoileus virginianus isolate 20LAN1187 ecotype Illinois chromosome 7, Ovbor_1.2, whole genome shotgun sequence window:
- the TUBGCP2 gene encoding gamma-tubulin complex component 2 isoform X1 codes for MSEFRIHHDVNELLSLLRVHGGDGAEVYIDLLQKNRTPYVTTTVSAHSAKVKIAEFSRTPEDFLKKYDELKSKNTRNLDPLVYLLSKLTEDRETLQYLQQNAKERAELAASAAASSAASFGAPATASKISMQELEELRKQLGSVATGPTWQQSLELTRKMLRDKQNKKNSGQRLPVFPSWVYERPTLLGDFLAGSGSSTDVAVPIGTLPLASQEAAVVEDLLYVLVGVDGRYITAQPLTGRQSRTFLVDPNLDLSIRELVSRILPVAASYSTVTRFIEEKSSFEYGQVNHALAAAMRTLLKEYLILVTQLEQLQRQGLLSLQKLWFYIQPAMRTVDILASLATSVDKGECVGGATLSLLHDRSFSYTGDSQAQELCLYLTTAASVPYFEILEKWIYRGIIDDPYSEFMVEEHELRKEKIQEDYNDKYWDQRYTVVQRHIPSFLQKMAGKVLSTGKYLNVVRECGHDVTCPAAKEVIYTLKERAYVEQIEKAFSYASKVLLGFLMEEKELVAHLRSIKRYFLMDQGDFFVHFMDLTEEELKKPVDDITPTRLEALLELALRMSTANTDPFKDDLKIDLMPHDLITQLLRVLAIETKQEKAMVHADPTELTLSGLEAFSFDYVVKWPLSLIINRKALTRYQMLFRHMFYCKHVERQLCSVWISNKTAKQHSLHSAKWFAGAFTLRQRMLNFVQNIQYYMMFEVMEPTWHVLEKNLRSASNIDDVLGHHTSFLDSCLKDCMLTNPELLRVFSKLMSVCVMFTNCMQRFTQSMKLDSELGRLTLEHGTMQGPPTEAERAEERARKELARKCLAEHVDAPQLASSFEATINKFDKNFSAHLLDLLARLSVYSTSDCEHGMASVISRLDFNGFYTERLERLSAERSQKVAAPVPSPRGPPAPAPRVAVPAQ; via the exons ATGAGTGAATTTCGGATTCACCATGATGTCAATGAACTGCTCAGCCTCCTGCGGGTGCATGGGGGAGATGGAGCCGAGGTCTACATTGATCTGTTGCAGAAGAACAGGACCCCGTATGTCACAACCACAGTGTCTGCACACAGCGCCAAG GTTAAAATAGCAGAATTTTCTCGTACTCCTGAGGACTTTCTGAAGAAATACGATGAACTGAAATCTAAGAACACGAGGAACCTGGACCCCCTGGTGTACCTGCTCTCGAAGCTCACAGAGGACAGGGAG ACCCTGCAGTACCTGCAGCAGAACGCCAAGGAGAGAGCTGAGCTCGCGGCCAGCGCTGCAGCCAGCAGCGCCGCCAGCTTCGGTGCCCCCGCCACGGCCTCCAAGATCTCCATGCAGGAGCTTGAGGAGCTGAGGAAGCAGCTGGGGAGCGTGGCCACAGGCCCCACGTGGCAGCAG TCTCTGGAACTCACGAGAAAGATGCTTCGAGACAAGCAGAACAAAAAAAACTCAGGGCAGCGCCTCCCAGTCTTCCCTTCGTGGGTGTACGAGAGGCCCACGCTGCTCGGGGACTTCCTGGCCGGCTCGGGCTCGAGCACAGACGTGGCCGTGCCCATCG GCACGCTGCCCCTGGCCTCCCAGGAAGCGGCTGTCGTGGAGGACCTGCTGTACGTGCTGGTGGGTGTGGACGGCAGGTACATCACAGCCCAGCCCCTCACAGGGAGGCAGAGCCGTACCTTCCTCGTGGACCCCAACCTGGACCTGTCCATCCGAGAGCTGGTGAGCAGGATCCTCCCAGTGGCCGCCAGCTACTCCACCGTGACCAG GTTCATCGAGGAGAAATCCTCCTTCGAGTACGGGCAGGTGAACCACGCCTTGGCCGCCGCCATGAGAACCCTGCTCAAGGAGTACCTGATCCTGGTCACGCAGCTGGAGCAGCTGCAGAGGCAGGGCCTGCTGTCCCTGCAGAAGCTCTGGTTCTACATCCAGCCAGCCATGCGCACCGTGGACATCCTGGCATCCCTAG CCACCTCGGTGGATAAAGGCGAGTGTGTGGGGGGAGCGACCCTGAGCCTCCTGCATGACCGGAGCTTCAGCTACACAGGCGACAGCCAGGCGCAGGAGCTGTGTCTGTACCTCACGACGGCCGCCAGCGTGCCCTACTTCGAGATCCTGGAGAAGTGGATCTACAGGGGCATCATTGATGACCCGTACAG CGAGTTCATGGTGGAGGAACACGAGCTGCGCAAGGAGAAGATCCAGGAGGACTACAACGACAAGTACTGGGACCAGCGCTACACTGTGGTACAGAGACACATCCCGTCCTTCCTGCAGAAGATGGCGGGCAAGGTGCTGAGCACAG GAAAATACCTGAATGTGGTCAGAGAGTGTGGTCATGACGTCACTTGTCCAGCAGCCAAAGAGGTCATCTACACGCTGAAGGAGCGGGCGTACGTGGAGCAAATTGAGAAGGCCTTCAGCTATGCCAGCAAGGTGCTGCTGGGCTTCCTCATGGAGGAGAAGGAGCTCGTGGCTCACCTGAG GTCCATCAAGCGCTACTTCCTCATGGACCAGGGCGACTTCTTCGTGCACTTCATGGACCTCACAGAGGAGGAGCTGAAGAAGCCGGTGGACGACATCACGCCCACCCGCCTGGAGGCGCTGTTGGAGCTGGCCCTGCGCATGAGCACCGCCAACACCGACCCCTTCAAAGACGACCTCAAG ATTGACCTGATGCCTCACGACCTCATCACCCAGCTGCTGCGGGTCCTGGCCATTGAGACCAAGCAGGAGAAAGCTATGGTCCACGCCGACCCCACCGAGCTCACACTCAGCGGCCTGGAGGCCTTCTCCTTCGACTATGTGGTCAAGTGGCCCCTGTCTCTGATCATTAACAG GAAAGCCCTGACACGCTACCAGATGCTCTTCAGACACATGTTCTACTGCAAGCATGTGGAGCGGCAGCTCTGCAGTGTCTGGATCAGTAACAAGACCGCCAAGCAGCACTCCCTGCACTCTGCCAAGTG GTTTGCGGGTGCTTTCACCCTGCGACAGCGGATGCTCAATTTCGTGCAAAACATCCAGTACTACATGATGTTTGAGGTGATGGAGCCGACCTGGCATGTCCTAGAGAAAAACCTGAGATCT GCCTCCAACATCGATGATGTGCTGGGGCACCACACCAGCTTCCTGGACAGCTGCCTGAAGGACTGCATGCTGACCAACCCCGAGCTCCTGCGCGTCTTCTCCAAGCTCATGTCTGTGTGCGTCATGTTCACCAACTGCATGCAG AGATTCACGCAGAGCATGAAACTGGACAGCGAGCTGGGCCGCCTGACACTGGAGCATGGCACGATGCAGGGGCCTCCAACGGAGGCCGAGCGGGCCGAGGAGCGCGCCCGCAAGGAGCTCGCCCGCAAG TGCCTGGCTGAGCATGTGGATGCGCCACAGCTGGCCTCCAGCTTCGAGGCCACCATCAATAAATTTGATAAGAATTTCTCAGCCCACCTGCTCGACCTCCTGGCCCGGCTGAGCGTCTACAGCACCAGCGACTGCGAGCACGGCATGGCCAGTGTCATCTCCAG GCTGGACTTCAATGGCTTCTACACGGAGCGGCTGGAGCGCCTGTCTGCAGAGAGGAGCCAGAAGGTGGCAGCCCCCGTGCCCAGCCCGCGGGGGCCCCCCGCTCCCGCGCCCAGAGTGGCTGTCCCCGCACAGTGA
- the TUBGCP2 gene encoding gamma-tubulin complex component 2 isoform X2 yields MSEFRIHHDVNELLSLLRVHGGDGAEVYIDLLQKNRTPYVTTTVSAHSAKDFLKKYDELKSKNTRNLDPLVYLLSKLTEDRETLQYLQQNAKERAELAASAAASSAASFGAPATASKISMQELEELRKQLGSVATGPTWQQSLELTRKMLRDKQNKKNSGQRLPVFPSWVYERPTLLGDFLAGSGSSTDVAVPIGTLPLASQEAAVVEDLLYVLVGVDGRYITAQPLTGRQSRTFLVDPNLDLSIRELVSRILPVAASYSTVTRFIEEKSSFEYGQVNHALAAAMRTLLKEYLILVTQLEQLQRQGLLSLQKLWFYIQPAMRTVDILASLATSVDKGECVGGATLSLLHDRSFSYTGDSQAQELCLYLTTAASVPYFEILEKWIYRGIIDDPYSEFMVEEHELRKEKIQEDYNDKYWDQRYTVVQRHIPSFLQKMAGKVLSTGKYLNVVRECGHDVTCPAAKEVIYTLKERAYVEQIEKAFSYASKVLLGFLMEEKELVAHLRSIKRYFLMDQGDFFVHFMDLTEEELKKPVDDITPTRLEALLELALRMSTANTDPFKDDLKIDLMPHDLITQLLRVLAIETKQEKAMVHADPTELTLSGLEAFSFDYVVKWPLSLIINRKALTRYQMLFRHMFYCKHVERQLCSVWISNKTAKQHSLHSAKWFAGAFTLRQRMLNFVQNIQYYMMFEVMEPTWHVLEKNLRSASNIDDVLGHHTSFLDSCLKDCMLTNPELLRVFSKLMSVCVMFTNCMQRFTQSMKLDSELGRLTLEHGTMQGPPTEAERAEERARKELARKCLAEHVDAPQLASSFEATINKFDKNFSAHLLDLLARLSVYSTSDCEHGMASVISRLDFNGFYTERLERLSAERSQKVAAPVPSPRGPPAPAPRVAVPAQ; encoded by the exons ATGAGTGAATTTCGGATTCACCATGATGTCAATGAACTGCTCAGCCTCCTGCGGGTGCATGGGGGAGATGGAGCCGAGGTCTACATTGATCTGTTGCAGAAGAACAGGACCCCGTATGTCACAACCACAGTGTCTGCACACAGCGCCAAG GACTTTCTGAAGAAATACGATGAACTGAAATCTAAGAACACGAGGAACCTGGACCCCCTGGTGTACCTGCTCTCGAAGCTCACAGAGGACAGGGAG ACCCTGCAGTACCTGCAGCAGAACGCCAAGGAGAGAGCTGAGCTCGCGGCCAGCGCTGCAGCCAGCAGCGCCGCCAGCTTCGGTGCCCCCGCCACGGCCTCCAAGATCTCCATGCAGGAGCTTGAGGAGCTGAGGAAGCAGCTGGGGAGCGTGGCCACAGGCCCCACGTGGCAGCAG TCTCTGGAACTCACGAGAAAGATGCTTCGAGACAAGCAGAACAAAAAAAACTCAGGGCAGCGCCTCCCAGTCTTCCCTTCGTGGGTGTACGAGAGGCCCACGCTGCTCGGGGACTTCCTGGCCGGCTCGGGCTCGAGCACAGACGTGGCCGTGCCCATCG GCACGCTGCCCCTGGCCTCCCAGGAAGCGGCTGTCGTGGAGGACCTGCTGTACGTGCTGGTGGGTGTGGACGGCAGGTACATCACAGCCCAGCCCCTCACAGGGAGGCAGAGCCGTACCTTCCTCGTGGACCCCAACCTGGACCTGTCCATCCGAGAGCTGGTGAGCAGGATCCTCCCAGTGGCCGCCAGCTACTCCACCGTGACCAG GTTCATCGAGGAGAAATCCTCCTTCGAGTACGGGCAGGTGAACCACGCCTTGGCCGCCGCCATGAGAACCCTGCTCAAGGAGTACCTGATCCTGGTCACGCAGCTGGAGCAGCTGCAGAGGCAGGGCCTGCTGTCCCTGCAGAAGCTCTGGTTCTACATCCAGCCAGCCATGCGCACCGTGGACATCCTGGCATCCCTAG CCACCTCGGTGGATAAAGGCGAGTGTGTGGGGGGAGCGACCCTGAGCCTCCTGCATGACCGGAGCTTCAGCTACACAGGCGACAGCCAGGCGCAGGAGCTGTGTCTGTACCTCACGACGGCCGCCAGCGTGCCCTACTTCGAGATCCTGGAGAAGTGGATCTACAGGGGCATCATTGATGACCCGTACAG CGAGTTCATGGTGGAGGAACACGAGCTGCGCAAGGAGAAGATCCAGGAGGACTACAACGACAAGTACTGGGACCAGCGCTACACTGTGGTACAGAGACACATCCCGTCCTTCCTGCAGAAGATGGCGGGCAAGGTGCTGAGCACAG GAAAATACCTGAATGTGGTCAGAGAGTGTGGTCATGACGTCACTTGTCCAGCAGCCAAAGAGGTCATCTACACGCTGAAGGAGCGGGCGTACGTGGAGCAAATTGAGAAGGCCTTCAGCTATGCCAGCAAGGTGCTGCTGGGCTTCCTCATGGAGGAGAAGGAGCTCGTGGCTCACCTGAG GTCCATCAAGCGCTACTTCCTCATGGACCAGGGCGACTTCTTCGTGCACTTCATGGACCTCACAGAGGAGGAGCTGAAGAAGCCGGTGGACGACATCACGCCCACCCGCCTGGAGGCGCTGTTGGAGCTGGCCCTGCGCATGAGCACCGCCAACACCGACCCCTTCAAAGACGACCTCAAG ATTGACCTGATGCCTCACGACCTCATCACCCAGCTGCTGCGGGTCCTGGCCATTGAGACCAAGCAGGAGAAAGCTATGGTCCACGCCGACCCCACCGAGCTCACACTCAGCGGCCTGGAGGCCTTCTCCTTCGACTATGTGGTCAAGTGGCCCCTGTCTCTGATCATTAACAG GAAAGCCCTGACACGCTACCAGATGCTCTTCAGACACATGTTCTACTGCAAGCATGTGGAGCGGCAGCTCTGCAGTGTCTGGATCAGTAACAAGACCGCCAAGCAGCACTCCCTGCACTCTGCCAAGTG GTTTGCGGGTGCTTTCACCCTGCGACAGCGGATGCTCAATTTCGTGCAAAACATCCAGTACTACATGATGTTTGAGGTGATGGAGCCGACCTGGCATGTCCTAGAGAAAAACCTGAGATCT GCCTCCAACATCGATGATGTGCTGGGGCACCACACCAGCTTCCTGGACAGCTGCCTGAAGGACTGCATGCTGACCAACCCCGAGCTCCTGCGCGTCTTCTCCAAGCTCATGTCTGTGTGCGTCATGTTCACCAACTGCATGCAG AGATTCACGCAGAGCATGAAACTGGACAGCGAGCTGGGCCGCCTGACACTGGAGCATGGCACGATGCAGGGGCCTCCAACGGAGGCCGAGCGGGCCGAGGAGCGCGCCCGCAAGGAGCTCGCCCGCAAG TGCCTGGCTGAGCATGTGGATGCGCCACAGCTGGCCTCCAGCTTCGAGGCCACCATCAATAAATTTGATAAGAATTTCTCAGCCCACCTGCTCGACCTCCTGGCCCGGCTGAGCGTCTACAGCACCAGCGACTGCGAGCACGGCATGGCCAGTGTCATCTCCAG GCTGGACTTCAATGGCTTCTACACGGAGCGGCTGGAGCGCCTGTCTGCAGAGAGGAGCCAGAAGGTGGCAGCCCCCGTGCCCAGCCCGCGGGGGCCCCCCGCTCCCGCGCCCAGAGTGGCTGTCCCCGCACAGTGA